Proteins encoded in a region of the Cupriavidus pauculus genome:
- a CDS encoding DUF502 domain-containing protein has product MATKKTSAFKTWFLTGLLVLVPLGITLWVLNLIIGTMDQSMALLPLSWQPENLFGRRIPGLGAILTLLFILLVGVATHNFIGQRLVRWWEMLLGRIPVVGPIYTSVKQVSDTLLSSSGNAFRKALLVQYPREGSWTIAFLTGRPGGDVQNHLQGEYVSVYVPTTPNPTSGFFLMMPKADTIELDMTVDAALKYIVSMGVVAPIDLPRKSEQDERAAVAEEAVAVTAAVAAAAVTSAAAGDAEAVTAADPTDTH; this is encoded by the coding sequence GTGGCCACCAAGAAGACCTCCGCCTTCAAGACCTGGTTTCTGACCGGGCTGCTCGTGCTGGTGCCGCTCGGCATCACGCTCTGGGTGCTGAACCTGATCATCGGCACGATGGATCAGAGCATGGCCCTGCTGCCGCTGTCGTGGCAGCCGGAGAACCTGTTCGGCCGCCGCATTCCGGGTCTGGGCGCGATCCTCACGCTGCTGTTCATCCTGCTCGTGGGCGTGGCCACGCATAACTTCATCGGCCAGCGCCTCGTGCGCTGGTGGGAAATGCTGCTGGGCCGCATTCCGGTGGTCGGCCCCATCTATACCAGCGTGAAGCAGGTGTCCGACACGCTGCTGTCCTCGTCGGGCAACGCGTTCCGCAAGGCGCTGCTCGTGCAGTATCCGCGCGAGGGCTCCTGGACCATCGCGTTTCTGACCGGACGGCCCGGCGGAGACGTGCAGAATCACCTTCAGGGCGAGTACGTGAGCGTTTACGTGCCGACCACGCCGAATCCGACCTCGGGCTTCTTCCTCATGATGCCCAAGGCCGATACGATCGAGCTCGACATGACCGTCGATGCCGCGCTCAAGTACATTGTCTCGATGGGCGTGGTGGCCCCGATCGACCTGCCGCGCAAGAGCGAGCAGGACGAACGCGCCGCCGTGGCCGAGGAAGCCGTGGCGGTCACGGCCGCCGTGGCAGCCGCTGCCGTGACGAGCGCGGCCGCCGGCGACGCCGAAGCGGTCACTGCCGCCGATCCCACC
- a CDS encoding FmdB family zinc ribbon protein — MPIYAYRCEACGHGRDVLQKMSDAPLTDCPSCGTAGSFKKQLTAAGFQLKGSGWYVTDFRGGSGGASAPASGSSGAPASDTSAASSSAGSSAASSTPSSSSSGGDSGGAKPAASSGGTAT, encoded by the coding sequence ATGCCGATCTATGCCTACCGTTGCGAAGCCTGCGGCCACGGGCGCGATGTGCTGCAAAAAATGAGCGATGCGCCGCTCACGGACTGCCCGTCCTGCGGCACGGCCGGCAGCTTCAAGAAACAACTGACCGCGGCCGGGTTCCAGCTCAAGGGCTCCGGCTGGTACGTGACCGACTTCCGCGGCGGTAGCGGCGGCGCCAGCGCGCCCGCTTCGGGTTCGTCGGGCGCGCCGGCATCGGACACGTCCGCTGCCTCGTCCTCCGCCGGGTCGTCCGCCGCCTCCTCCACGCCGTCGTCCTCGTCCTCGGGCGGCGACAGCGGTGGCGCGAAACCGGCGGCGTCGTCCGGCGGCACCGCCACCTGA
- a CDS encoding sodium:solute symporter family protein — protein sequence MLIWFVIIYWVISVGIGLWAALRVRNTKDFAVAGRSLPFYIVTATVFATWFGSETVLGIPAVFLREGLSGVVSDPFGSSLCLILVGLFFARPLYRMNLLTIGDYYHNRYGRVAEVLTTLCIVVSYLGWVAAQIKALGLVFFTVSDGALSQEAGMMIGAASVLVYTLFGGMWAVAVTDFLQMIIIVVGMLYIGMEVSSQAGGVMTVVSHAAAAGKFEFLPSLDLLQIIGFAAALFTMMLGSIPQQDVFQRVTSSRTEKIAGHASVLGGVLYFCFAFIPMFLAYSATLIDPAMVQKYIDTDSQLILPQLILNHAPLFAQVMFFGALLSAIKSCASATLLAPSVTFAENILRPYFRHLDDRKFLRVMQAVVLVFTTLVTLFALNSHLSIFHMVENAYKVTLVSSFVPLAFGLFWKPATRQGGLASILLGLVSWIVCEVAFADAAVPPQLVGLMFSLGGMVFGSLLPQWIVDHPRVEKVHTA from the coding sequence ATGCTGATCTGGTTCGTCATCATCTATTGGGTCATTTCGGTCGGTATTGGCCTGTGGGCGGCGCTGCGCGTCCGCAACACCAAGGACTTCGCGGTCGCCGGCCGCAGCCTCCCGTTCTATATCGTCACCGCGACGGTCTTCGCGACGTGGTTCGGCTCCGAAACGGTGCTCGGCATTCCGGCCGTCTTCCTGCGCGAAGGGTTATCGGGCGTCGTCTCCGACCCATTCGGCTCCTCGCTGTGCCTGATCCTCGTCGGTCTGTTCTTCGCCCGGCCGCTGTACCGGATGAACCTGCTGACGATCGGCGACTACTATCACAACCGGTACGGCCGCGTGGCCGAGGTACTGACCACGCTGTGCATCGTGGTGTCGTACCTGGGCTGGGTGGCGGCGCAGATCAAGGCCCTGGGCCTGGTCTTCTTCACGGTGTCCGACGGCGCGCTGTCGCAGGAAGCCGGCATGATGATCGGCGCGGCCAGCGTGCTCGTGTACACGCTGTTCGGCGGCATGTGGGCGGTGGCGGTGACGGACTTCCTCCAGATGATCATCATCGTGGTGGGCATGCTCTATATCGGCATGGAAGTCAGCAGCCAGGCCGGCGGCGTGATGACCGTGGTGTCCCACGCGGCCGCGGCCGGCAAGTTCGAATTCCTGCCGTCGCTGGACCTGCTCCAGATCATCGGGTTTGCCGCGGCGCTGTTCACCATGATGCTCGGGTCGATTCCGCAGCAGGACGTGTTCCAGCGCGTGACCTCGTCCCGCACCGAGAAGATCGCGGGCCACGCGTCGGTGCTCGGCGGCGTGCTGTACTTCTGCTTCGCGTTCATCCCGATGTTCCTGGCCTACTCGGCCACGCTGATCGACCCCGCGATGGTGCAGAAGTACATCGACACCGATTCGCAGCTGATCCTGCCGCAGCTGATCCTGAACCACGCGCCGCTGTTCGCGCAGGTCATGTTCTTCGGCGCGCTGCTGTCCGCGATCAAGAGCTGCGCCTCGGCCACGCTGCTGGCGCCGTCGGTCACGTTCGCGGAGAACATCCTTCGCCCGTACTTCCGCCATCTGGACGACCGCAAGTTCCTGCGCGTGATGCAGGCCGTGGTGCTGGTGTTCACGACGCTGGTGACGCTGTTCGCGCTGAACTCGCACCTGTCCATCTTCCATATGGTCGAGAACGCCTACAAGGTCACGCTGGTGTCCTCGTTCGTGCCGCTGGCCTTCGGCCTGTTCTGGAAGCCTGCCACCCGCCAGGGCGGCCTGGCGTCCATTCTGCTCGGGCTCGTGTCGTGGATCGTGTGCGAGGTCGCGTTCGCCGATGCCGCAGTGCCGCCGCAACTCGTGGGCCTGATGTTCTCCCTCGGCGGGATGGTGTTCGGCTCGCTGTTGCCGCAGTGGATCGTCGACCATCCGCGCGTCGAGAAAGTGCACACCGCATAA
- the ubiB gene encoding ubiquinone biosynthesis regulatory protein kinase UbiB produces MTRLLRLCKILFVVLYYGLDELVLSGFNDRKIKFLVRVITIGRKLEQPRGVRLRLALTALGPIFVKFGQVLSTRRDLMPPDIADELAMLQDQVPPFDSAIAVGIIERSLGKPLEQLFQNFEQQPVASASIAQVHFATLRGGPSHGREVAVKVLRPGMLPVIDSDLALMRDMATWLERVWADGRRLKPREVVAEFDKYLHDELDLMIEAANASQLRRNFQDTNLLLVPEVFWDWCTSCVFVMERMHGIPISRTEALRAAGVDMHKLAEEGVEIFFTQVFRDGFFHADMHPGNILVSVAPETFGRYIALDFGIVGALSEFDKNYLAQNFIAFFRRDYHRVALLHVESGWVPPETRVEELESAVRACCEPYFDKPLHQISLGLVLMRLFQTSRRFNVEIQPQLVLLQKTLLNIEGLGRQLDPDLDLWKTAKPFLERWMHEQVGWQGAWERIKVEAPQWAKMLPDFPRLAHQFLERRALHNNGETEKLLAMLVAEQRRTNRIFAAALMLVGGFMAGVVIMQILSWGGHLG; encoded by the coding sequence ATGACCCGCCTTCTGCGTCTCTGCAAGATCCTCTTCGTCGTGCTGTATTACGGTCTCGACGAACTCGTGCTGTCCGGCTTCAACGACCGCAAGATCAAGTTCCTCGTCCGTGTCATCACGATCGGCCGGAAACTGGAACAGCCGCGCGGCGTCCGTCTGCGACTCGCGCTGACCGCGCTGGGCCCGATCTTCGTGAAATTCGGCCAGGTCCTGTCCACGCGGCGCGACCTCATGCCGCCCGATATCGCCGACGAACTCGCGATGCTGCAGGATCAGGTGCCGCCGTTCGACTCCGCGATCGCGGTCGGGATCATCGAGCGTTCGCTGGGCAAGCCGCTCGAGCAGCTGTTCCAGAACTTCGAGCAGCAGCCGGTGGCCAGCGCGTCGATCGCGCAGGTGCACTTCGCCACGCTGCGCGGCGGCCCGAGCCATGGCCGCGAGGTTGCCGTGAAGGTGCTGCGTCCGGGCATGCTGCCCGTGATCGACAGCGATCTGGCGCTGATGCGCGACATGGCCACGTGGCTCGAGCGCGTCTGGGCCGACGGCCGTCGCCTGAAGCCGCGCGAGGTGGTCGCCGAGTTCGACAAGTACCTGCACGACGAGCTCGACCTGATGATCGAGGCCGCCAACGCGAGCCAGCTGCGCCGCAATTTCCAGGACACGAACCTGCTGCTGGTGCCCGAGGTGTTCTGGGACTGGTGCACGAGCTGCGTCTTCGTGATGGAGCGCATGCACGGCATTCCGATCTCGCGCACGGAAGCGCTCCGGGCCGCCGGCGTCGATATGCACAAGCTGGCCGAGGAGGGCGTGGAGATCTTCTTCACGCAGGTGTTCCGCGACGGCTTTTTCCACGCGGACATGCACCCCGGCAATATCCTCGTGTCGGTGGCACCCGAGACGTTCGGCCGCTATATCGCGCTGGACTTCGGCATCGTCGGCGCGCTGTCCGAATTCGACAAGAACTACCTCGCGCAGAATTTCATCGCGTTCTTCCGCCGCGACTACCATCGCGTGGCGCTGCTGCACGTGGAGTCGGGCTGGGTGCCGCCCGAGACGCGCGTGGAGGAACTGGAAAGCGCGGTGCGCGCGTGCTGCGAGCCGTACTTCGACAAGCCGCTGCACCAGATCTCGCTGGGCCTCGTGCTGATGCGGCTGTTCCAGACCTCGCGGCGCTTCAACGTGGAGATCCAGCCGCAGCTGGTCCTGCTGCAGAAGACGCTGCTCAATATCGAGGGCCTCGGCCGCCAGCTCGACCCCGACCTCGACCTGTGGAAAACCGCCAAGCCGTTCCTCGAACGGTGGATGCACGAGCAGGTGGGCTGGCAGGGCGCCTGGGAGCGCATCAAGGTGGAAGCGCCGCAGTGGGCCAAGATGCTGCCGGACTTCCCGCGCCTCGCGCATCAGTTCCTGGAACGCCGCGCGTTGCACAACAATGGCGAAACGGAGAAGCTGCTGGCCATGCTCGTGGCCGAGCAGCGCCGCACCAACCGCATCTTCGCCGCCGCGCTGATGCTCGTGGGCGGCTTCATGGCCGGCGTGGTGATCATGCAGATTTTGTCCTGGGGCGGGCACCTCGGATAA
- a CDS encoding SCP2 domain-containing protein, translating to MNALPTPLAAPVVAALNHLIEQEPWACGLLAPFAGRTIRFDAAAFALSLKVTAQGGIERAPDSDSPADAPAVTLRVPLQQWPLVVADVAEGGQAAAMRHVRIDGDAEFANVVSTLARHLRWDAAEDLSRALRGVLGGSIGGPLADSVAQRAVDGARQVHEGATRVGRALVDNVTEYLLDERPTLVRHTALEQFGGDVSRLRDDLARLEKRLERLDRAGR from the coding sequence ATGAACGCTCTGCCTACTCCCCTGGCCGCGCCGGTCGTCGCCGCCCTCAATCATCTGATCGAGCAGGAACCGTGGGCCTGCGGGCTGCTGGCGCCGTTCGCGGGCCGCACGATCCGTTTCGATGCCGCGGCGTTCGCGCTGTCGCTCAAGGTCACGGCGCAGGGCGGCATCGAGCGGGCGCCCGATAGCGATTCGCCGGCCGATGCGCCCGCGGTGACGCTGCGCGTGCCGCTGCAACAGTGGCCGCTGGTCGTCGCCGATGTGGCCGAGGGCGGGCAGGCCGCCGCGATGCGCCATGTGCGCATCGATGGCGATGCCGAATTCGCCAACGTGGTCTCCACGCTGGCCCGCCATCTGCGCTGGGATGCCGCCGAGGACCTGTCGCGCGCGCTGCGCGGCGTGCTGGGCGGGTCGATCGGCGGCCCGCTGGCGGACAGCGTGGCCCAGCGCGCGGTCGATGGCGCCCGGCAGGTGCACGAGGGCGCGACCCGCGTGGGCCGCGCGCTCGTGGATAACGTGACCGAATACCTGCTGGACGAACGGCCGACGCTGGTGCGCCACACGGCGCTGGAGCAGTTTGGCGGCGACGTCTCGCGGCTGCGCGACGATCTGGCCCGGCTCGAGAAGCGGCTGGAGCGGCTCGACCGCGCGGGCCGCTGA
- a CDS encoding Tim44 domain-containing protein produces MSTFRGKFLAASLIMTLALGVALDAEAKRLGGSRSVGKQSSQVTQQRQQAPQTPPAQQGAPAQQAAPATAGAAAGGAAAAAPKRNWGGMLGGLAAGLGLGYLLSHFGLGEAMAGFLGNLIIIALIAFAAIWLIRKFRGGGAQRREPAFAGMGNGAAGGNREPAFGQPKVAQPEVRQSEPTFRQAEQPAAGAAGAVAGVAAGSAPQQAWGVPADFDTENFLRNAKVHYVRLQAAWDAGNLDDIREFTTPEMFAEIRMDLSERGAEVNKTDVVTLEAQLLGIESTPTQHVASVRFSGMIRERVGEAAQPFAEVWNLAKPVNGGGWLLAGIQQDA; encoded by the coding sequence ATGTCTACTTTTCGCGGAAAGTTCCTTGCCGCGTCGCTGATCATGACGCTGGCGCTAGGGGTCGCGCTGGACGCCGAAGCCAAGCGGCTTGGCGGATCGCGCAGTGTGGGCAAGCAATCGTCGCAGGTGACGCAGCAGCGCCAGCAGGCGCCGCAGACGCCGCCGGCGCAGCAGGGCGCGCCCGCGCAGCAGGCGGCACCGGCCACGGCAGGCGCCGCGGCGGGCGGCGCGGCAGCCGCCGCGCCCAAGCGCAACTGGGGCGGCATGCTCGGCGGCCTGGCCGCCGGTCTGGGCCTGGGCTACCTGCTTTCGCACTTCGGTCTGGGCGAAGCGATGGCCGGCTTCCTCGGTAACCTGATCATCATCGCGCTGATCGCGTTCGCGGCCATCTGGCTGATCCGCAAGTTCCGTGGCGGTGGCGCGCAGCGCCGCGAGCCGGCCTTCGCGGGCATGGGCAATGGGGCCGCGGGCGGTAACCGCGAGCCGGCGTTCGGTCAGCCCAAGGTGGCACAGCCCGAGGTTCGCCAGTCGGAGCCCACGTTCCGTCAGGCCGAGCAGCCCGCCGCCGGGGCCGCCGGCGCCGTCGCCGGTGTGGCGGCCGGTTCGGCCCCCCAGCAGGCCTGGGGCGTGCCGGCGGACTTCGATACCGAGAACTTCCTGCGCAATGCCAAGGTGCACTATGTGCGTCTGCAGGCCGCGTGGGATGCGGGCAACCTCGACGATATCCGCGAATTCACCACGCCGGAAATGTTCGCCGAGATCCGCATGGACCTGTCCGAGCGCGGCGCCGAGGTCAACAAGACCGACGTGGTCACGCTGGAAGCCCAGCTGCTGGGCATCGAATCGACGCCGACGCAGCATGTGGCCAGCGTGCGCTTCTCGGGCATGATCCGCGAGCGCGTGGGCGAAGCCGCCCAGCCGTTCGCCGAGGTCTGGAACCTGGCCAAGCCGGTCAACGGCGGTGGCTGGCTGCTGGCGGGCATTCAGCAGGACGCCTGA
- the ubiE gene encoding bifunctional demethylmenaquinone methyltransferase/2-methoxy-6-polyprenyl-1,4-benzoquinol methylase UbiE, with protein sequence MSETHFGFEKVEETEKAGKVAGVFHSVASKYDVMNDLMSGGMHRLWKMFTIGQANVRPGQKVLDIAGGTGDLARAFAKAAGPTGQVWLTDINESMLRVGRDRLLDKGVVTPVALCDAEKIPFPDNYFDVVTVAFGLRNMTHKDRAIAEMRRVTKPGGKVMVLEFSKVWKPLEKAYDVYSFKVLPWLGERVAGDAPSYRYLAESIRMHPDQASLVRLMEQAGLEQVEYFNLTAGVVALHVGRKY encoded by the coding sequence ATGAGCGAGACCCACTTCGGGTTTGAGAAGGTCGAGGAGACGGAGAAGGCCGGCAAGGTCGCGGGCGTCTTCCATTCGGTGGCCAGCAAGTACGACGTGATGAACGACCTGATGTCGGGCGGCATGCACCGGCTCTGGAAGATGTTCACGATCGGGCAGGCCAACGTGCGGCCCGGCCAGAAGGTGCTGGACATCGCCGGCGGCACGGGCGACCTCGCGCGCGCGTTCGCCAAGGCGGCGGGCCCGACCGGCCAGGTCTGGCTCACCGACATCAACGAGTCGATGCTGCGCGTGGGCCGCGACCGCCTGCTGGACAAGGGCGTGGTGACGCCGGTGGCGTTGTGCGATGCGGAAAAGATTCCGTTCCCGGACAACTACTTCGATGTGGTGACGGTGGCGTTCGGCCTCCGCAACATGACCCACAAGGACCGCGCCATCGCCGAGATGCGGCGTGTGACCAAGCCGGGCGGCAAGGTCATGGTGCTCGAGTTCTCCAAGGTATGGAAACCGCTCGAGAAGGCCTACGATGTCTACTCGTTCAAGGTGCTCCCATGGCTCGGCGAGCGCGTGGCAGGGGATGCCCCTAGCTATCGCTACCTCGCCGAATCGATCAGAATGCATCCAGACCAGGCTTCGCTTGTACGCTTAATGGAACAAGCTGGCCTGGAACAGGTCGAATACTTCAATCTGACGGCCGGAGTGGTGGCGCTCCACGTCGGGCGAAAGTACTAA
- a CDS encoding gamma-butyrobetaine hydroxylase-like domain-containing protein, translated as MAGLEKDTPHPTALTVHTQSRVLEIGFDNGRTYRLPFELLRVCSPSAEVQGHGPGQETLQTGKRDVGISAVEPVGNYAILIRFDDGHETGIYSWELLHRLGDQQDTVWNDYLKRLEAAGLDRDAPMAAPGGHACGHHH; from the coding sequence ATGGCTGGCCTAGAGAAAGATACCCCGCACCCCACCGCGCTGACGGTCCACACGCAGTCGCGCGTCCTCGAAATCGGCTTCGACAACGGCCGCACCTACCGGCTGCCGTTCGAACTGCTGCGCGTCTGCTCGCCCTCGGCCGAAGTGCAGGGCCACGGTCCGGGGCAGGAAACGCTGCAGACCGGCAAGCGCGATGTCGGTATCTCCGCCGTGGAGCCCGTGGGCAACTACGCGATCCTGATCCGCTTCGACGACGGCCACGAGACCGGCATCTACTCGTGGGAGCTGCTGCACCGCCTCGGCGACCAGCAGGACACCGTGTGGAACGATTACCTGAAGCGCCTCGAGGCCGCCGGCCTCGACCGCGATGCGCCGATGGCCGCGCCGGGCGGCCACGCCTGTGGCCATCATCATTGA
- a CDS encoding ABC transporter ATP-binding protein/permease, whose protein sequence is MSNVTPQVTPSSATVPGPAVPVQALRNQSRLRLAATWELIKPYWKSEDRKAGLGLLALVVALNLAIVYINVLLNEWNRVFYNALEQRDFVSFKTLLVRFSWIAGCFIVLAISRQYYQMMLQMRWRTWMTGTFMERWLGHQAYYRIEQTHSTDNPDQRIADDLRQFTDGALTLSMGLLNSVVTLISFVGILWAVSGPITLALGGTPVEIPGYMVWFAVGYAVIGSVIAHFVGRPLIGLSFQQEQYEANFRFMLVRLRENSEPVALYKGEPTEQAGLRARFERIRANWNQLMRYTRRLTFVTSGYAQFAIIFPILVAAPRYFANKLTLGGLMQIGSAFGQVQGALSWFVDSYATLVGWKAAANRLIDFQDAIRLAEREEAGPHGRQDIEVVDGQGDAMTVDQLALALPVRGGVSVDEEGIGPVSHPPERPLVAPFSLTIGRGERWLVSGPSGCGKSVLFRALAGIWPYGSGRVTRPGARMLFLPQRSYLPIGTLADALSYPDAGTVHDRETLRRVLRDARLAMLADHLDTFDNWSLRLSPGEQQRLAFARALLQKPDYLFLDEATSALDEETESAMYRLMVDTLPDAAIVSIAHRSTVAAFHDRRLRYVPVDGAADYRAGRDESGAGPRDGQAIGGGVSYQVVQEA, encoded by the coding sequence ATGTCGAACGTCACGCCACAGGTCACGCCCTCCTCGGCCACCGTGCCGGGTCCGGCCGTTCCCGTCCAGGCCCTCAGGAACCAGAGCCGGCTGCGGCTCGCGGCCACCTGGGAACTCATCAAGCCGTACTGGAAGTCCGAGGACCGCAAGGCGGGCCTGGGCCTGCTGGCACTGGTCGTCGCGCTGAACCTGGCCATCGTCTATATCAACGTGCTGCTCAACGAGTGGAACCGCGTGTTCTACAACGCGCTGGAGCAGCGTGACTTCGTCTCGTTCAAGACGCTGCTGGTGCGATTCTCGTGGATCGCCGGCTGCTTCATCGTGCTGGCGATCTCGCGGCAGTACTACCAGATGATGCTGCAGATGCGGTGGCGGACATGGATGACGGGCACGTTCATGGAGCGATGGCTCGGGCATCAGGCGTACTACCGCATCGAGCAGACGCATTCGACCGACAACCCCGACCAGCGTATCGCCGACGACCTGCGCCAGTTCACCGACGGCGCGCTGACGCTGTCGATGGGCCTGCTGAACTCCGTGGTCACGCTGATCTCGTTCGTCGGCATCCTGTGGGCCGTCTCGGGTCCGATCACGCTCGCGCTCGGCGGCACGCCGGTCGAGATTCCCGGCTACATGGTCTGGTTCGCGGTCGGATACGCGGTGATCGGCTCGGTGATCGCGCACTTCGTCGGCCGCCCGCTGATCGGCCTGTCGTTCCAGCAGGAACAGTACGAAGCAAACTTCCGTTTCATGCTCGTGCGCCTGCGCGAGAACAGCGAGCCCGTGGCGCTGTACAAGGGCGAGCCGACCGAGCAGGCCGGGCTGCGCGCGCGTTTCGAGCGCATTCGCGCGAACTGGAATCAACTGATGCGCTATACGCGGCGCCTGACGTTCGTGACGTCGGGCTATGCGCAGTTCGCGATCATCTTCCCGATCCTCGTCGCGGCGCCGCGCTACTTCGCCAACAAGCTCACGCTCGGCGGCCTGATGCAGATCGGTTCCGCGTTCGGCCAGGTGCAGGGCGCGCTGTCGTGGTTCGTCGATAGTTACGCGACGCTGGTCGGCTGGAAGGCCGCCGCCAACCGTCTGATCGATTTCCAGGACGCGATCCGGCTGGCCGAGCGCGAGGAGGCCGGCCCGCACGGCCGCCAGGACATCGAGGTCGTGGACGGGCAGGGCGATGCCATGACGGTGGACCAGCTTGCGCTCGCGCTGCCCGTGCGCGGCGGCGTCAGCGTCGACGAGGAAGGCATCGGTCCGGTGTCGCACCCGCCCGAGCGCCCGCTCGTGGCGCCGTTCTCGCTGACCATCGGCCGCGGCGAGCGCTGGCTCGTGAGCGGGCCGTCCGGCTGCGGCAAGAGCGTGCTGTTCCGCGCGCTCGCGGGCATCTGGCCCTACGGCAGCGGCCGCGTGACGCGTCCCGGCGCGCGCATGCTGTTCCTGCCGCAGCGCAGCTATCTGCCCATCGGCACGCTCGCGGACGCGCTCTCGTACCCCGATGCGGGCACCGTCCACGACCGCGAGACGCTGCGCCGCGTGCTGCGCGACGCGCGGCTGGCCATGCTGGCCGACCACCTGGACACGTTCGACAACTGGTCGCTGCGGCTGTCGCCGGGCGAACAGCAGCGCCTCGCCTTCGCGCGCGCGCTGCTGCAGAAACCCGATTACCTGTTCCTGGACGAGGCCACGAGCGCGCTCGACGAGGAGACCGAAAGTGCGATGTACCGCCTGATGGTGGATACGCTGCCTGACGCGGCCATCGTCAGCATCGCGCACCGCAGCACGGTGGCGGCATTCCACGACCGGCGCCTGCGCTATGTGCCGGTCGATGGCGCGGCCGACTACCGCGCGGGGCGCGACGAGAGCGGTGCGGGCCCCCGGGATGGGCAAGCCATTGGGGGTGGAGTAAGCTATCAGGTCGTACAGGAGGCATGA
- a CDS encoding HIT family protein → MTHSHAPAQTRVPNCPLCEADGGELVWMGDRARLILVEHDRFPGFCRIVWNDHVAELSDLDDADQAWLMRLVARVERVVREVMTPDKVNLAAFGNMVPHLHWHIIPRYRWDTHFPEAIWAAPQRAADAARVAELASRLPALRIALSIPDAED, encoded by the coding sequence ATGACCCATTCCCACGCTCCCGCCCAGACCCGTGTGCCGAACTGCCCCCTGTGCGAAGCCGATGGCGGCGAGCTGGTCTGGATGGGGGACCGCGCCCGGCTGATCCTCGTCGAGCATGACCGCTTCCCGGGGTTCTGCCGCATCGTGTGGAACGACCACGTGGCCGAGCTGTCCGATCTGGACGACGCCGACCAGGCATGGCTGATGCGCCTGGTCGCGCGCGTGGAGCGCGTGGTGCGCGAGGTGATGACGCCGGACAAGGTCAACCTGGCCGCGTTCGGCAACATGGTGCCGCATCTGCACTGGCACATCATTCCGCGCTATCGCTGGGACACGCACTTCCCGGAAGCCATCTGGGCCGCGCCACAACGCGCGGCCGATGCCGCGCGCGTGGCCGAGCTCGCCAGCCGGCTGCCCGCGCTGCGCATCGCGCTGTCGATTCCCGACGCCGAAGACTGA